A genome region from Panthera uncia isolate 11264 chromosome A3 unlocalized genomic scaffold, Puncia_PCG_1.0 HiC_scaffold_11, whole genome shotgun sequence includes the following:
- the DUSP15 gene encoding dual specificity protein phosphatase 15, translating to MGNGMTKVLPGLYLGNFIDAKDPDQLGRNKITHIISIHESPQPLLQDITYLRIPVADTPEVPIKKHFKECINFIHCCRLNGGNCLVHCFAGISRSTTIVTAYVMTVTGLGWRDVLEAIKATRPIANPNPGFRQQLEEFGWGSSRKLRRQLEERFGESPFRDEEEVRALLPLCKRCRQGSAPAAASPAPHAAASEGTLQRLVPRPPREAHRPLPLLARVKQTFSCLPRCLSRKGGK from the exons ATGGGGAATGGCATGACCAAG GTACTTCCTGGACTCTACCTCGGAAACTTCATTG ATGCCAAAGACCCGGACCAGCTGGGCCGGAATAAGATCACACACATCATCTCCATCCACGAGTCACCCCAGCCTCTGCTGCAG GACATAACCTACCTTCGCATCCCTGTGGCAGACACCCCTGAGGTACCCAT CAAAAAGCACTTCAAAGAATGTATCAACTTCATCCACTGTTGCCGCCTCAATGGGGGGAACTGCCTTGTGCATTG CTTTGCAGGCATCTCCCGCAGCACCACCATCGTGACGGCATATGTGATGACTGTGACGGGGCTTGGCTGGCGGGACGTGCTTGAAGCCATCAAGGCCACCCGGCCCATCGCCAACCCCAACCCAGGCTTTAGGCAGCAGCTTGAAGAGTTTGGCTGGGGCAGTTCCCGGAAG ctccgCCGGCAGCTGGAGGAGCGCTTCGGAGAAAGCCCTTTCCGCGACGAGGAGGAGGTGCGCGCGCTGCTGCCGCTGTGCAAGCGCTGCCGGCAGGGCTCTGCGCCCGCGGCCGCGTCCCCCGCACCGCACGCGGCGGCCTCCGAGGGAACCCTGCAGCGCCTGGTGCCGCGGCCGCCCCGGGAGGCCCACCGGCCGCTGCCGCTGCTGGCGCGCGTCAAGCAGACTTTCTCTTGCCTCCCGCGGTGTCTGTCCCGCAAGGGCGGCAAGTGA